Genomic DNA from Pseudomonas fluorescens:
CGGGCCCATGTTGCGGGCGATTCATGCGCTGATCGAATGCCTGGGGTTGTTCGAGGAATGCCTGGAAGGTGCCGTGGTGGAAGACAGCGCCAGGCTCTATCAGCACCCGGCCAGTTATTACCATCGTGCCGATTTGTTGCCGGCACTGGAGAGTAACGAAACCCTGCGCGAGCGATTTTTCGGCGGGGCCCGCAAGCCGATTTTCACCAGCAGCAGCGCCGACAATCACCTGGTGACCTTTGCCGAGGTCATGGCGATGTACCTGCTAGTGTGGTCGCCCGTGCCTTGGACGCTGATCACCGTGCAGCCCCCCGAACTGACCGTCGAACGGCGCCAGCGCTACGACCTGGAACAGCAGCGCATCGATGCGTTCAAGACCGGTCTGGGCGGCGTGGCGCGAGTGTTTGCGCACCTGTCGTGCCTGATGATTTTCGACGACCACGACATTACCGATGACTGGAACCTGTCTGCGCAGTGGGAGGAAACGGCCTACGGCCATCCGTTCTCCAAACGCATCATCGGCAATGCGTTGATCGCCTACATGCTCTGCCAGGGCTGGGGTAACAACCCCGATGCCTTCGCTGACGTGCTCCCGCAAACCCTGGCCCTGAGCGACACCGCCCGAGACCGTTACCTCGACAGCGAACCCCAGGACCAACTGATCGACACTCTGCTGGGTTTCCAGCAATGGCATTACGTACTGCCGAGTACCCCGGCCCTGGTGGTGCTCGACACCCGCACCCGCCGCTGGCGCAGCGAGAACAACCTCAAGCAACCTTCCGGCCTGCTGGATTGGGAAGCCCTGAGCGAGTTGCAGCAGGAGTTGTTGGATCACCCGTCGGCGATTATCGTCTCACCGGCGCCGATCTTCGGTGTGAAGCTGATCGAGACCGTGCAGCGGGTGTTCAGTTGGTGCGGTTATCCACTGCTGGTGGATGCGGAAAACTGGATGGCCCATCGCGGCGCTGCCCAGGTGATCCTGAACATTTTCCGCCACTCACGTACGCCCGGTAATTACGTGGTGCTGTCCGGGGACGTGCACTATTGCTTCGTATACGAAGTGTTGATCCCGCACCGCAAGGGCGGCCCGCGCATCTGGCAGATCACCAGCAGCGGCATCAAGAATGAATTTCCCCCTGCGCTGCTGGAATGGTTCGATCGCCTGAACCGCTGGCTCTACTCGCCACGCTCGCCCCTGAACTGGTTCACCAAGCGCCGCAGCATGCGCATCGTCCCCCACACCCCGGAACACGCCGAAGCGGGCGAACGGTTGTGGAACAGCGCCGGCATTGGCCAGGTGTTCTTCAATGAACAGGGCCAGCCCGCGCAGATCTACCAGCACAATGCCAACGGCCAACCGCCGACGCGGATGCTGCCCCCAAAATCACCACCGACCTGAAAGCGCTGGCACCGCCAGCACCTACGCAAGCTGACAATCCGCTATCGCGAGCAAGCTCCCACAGGGAAGTGGCAGTCAGAACACCAATTGCAGCGACTGCTGACCTTCAAGGCTCAGGAGGAACTGTTTGGCCGCCAGGCCACCAGCGAAGCCGGTAAGGCTGCCGGAGCTGCCGATGACCCGGTGGCACGGGGCGATGATCGAGATGGGGTTGCGGCCATTGGCGGCGCCGACCGCCCGGACCGCCGTGGGTTGCCCCACCTGGATGGCGATGTCGCGGTAGCTGCGGGTTTCGCCAAAGGGGATGGTCAACAGGGCTTGCCAGACCCGGATCTGGAAATCAGTGCCCGCGAAGTCCAGCTCCAGCTCGAAACGACGGCGCTGGCCAGCGAAGTATTCCAGCAACTGACGCTCGGTTTCCTTGAGGACCGGATGCTGGGTGTCCTCCTCCAAAGGCCCCAGGCGCACCCGATTGAGCCGCTCGTTTTCCCAGAGGATGGCCGCCAGCCGTGTCTGTCGGGCGACGAGGATCAGTTGGCCGACAGGGGATTGGATGGTTTTGTACAGAGGCAACATCGAGGCATTCCTTGTCAAAGCCTTTGTGGCGAGGGAGCGTGCTCCCGCTGGGTTGCGAAGCGACCCTACACGTGGCACCGCGGTGTGTCAGATTATCAGTTGGGGCTGCTTCGCAGCCCAGCGGGAGCAAGCTCCCTCGCCACGGGGATCTCATCGACCGCAATATCTTACTCAGCCCAACAACCCCAACGCCTTCGCCCGCGCCACTGCTTGGGTGCGACGCTCCACACCGAGCTTGCTGTTGATATGGCTGGCGTGGGTCTTGACCGTGTGCAACGAGATGAACAATTGCTCGCTGATCTCTTGGTTCGAACAGCCTTGGGCAATCAGTTGCAACACCGCCCGCTCGCGACTGCTGAGGGTTTCGACCGGCGCCGCCGGGTCGGCAGGCTGGGCCACCGTCGAGGGCAGGCGTTCGAGCAGATGCTCACGCAAGGTACTGGGCGGTGCCTGCAGCAGCTGTTCGCGCAACCATTCACGGTGCTCGCCGAACAACCATTCGAAGGGCTGCAACACCCCGCCGCTGGCAGCTTCGAAAGCCTGGGCCAGGGTGCGACGGGCTTCGGCTTCACGCCCGATGCTCAGCAGCAAGGCGACTTTCTGGTTGAGCGCCATCACGCTGAGCATCTGCCGGCCACTTTGCTGACCGTGTTCAAGCAAGGCATCGAGCCGTCCTTGCGCGAGTATCGGTTGGCCCCGGATGGACTCCAGCACCGCCTGTTGCAACTCGACATGCAGCGGCAGTTGCGGGTGGAATTCCGGTGGCGCGGCGGCCCGTTCGCCCGTGTAGGTCTGGCCCAGCCGGGCCAGCCAGGCTTCGGCCAGGTCGGTGCGACCCTGGGCCAACCAGAGTTCGCACTTGACCAGGGTGATCATCGCCAGATAGTAGATCGGCGGAACGTCCCAGATGTGCATCAGGCGCTCGGCTTCCGCCAGTTCGGCGAAGGCCCGGGCGAACTCGCCGCTGTAGCCTTCGATACGCGCGATCACGCAATGGCCGATCAGCACGCTGATGTCGCGGCAGGCGCGGGCTTCGGTGAGGCCCGCCTGCAGGCGCGCAAGGCCGGCCTGAGGCTGCATGCGCAAGGTCAGCAAAAAACCTTCGTACATGATCAAGCGCGCCCGCACCGCATAAAGCCGCTGGGGCGACAGCTTGTGCAAACGTTGCAGGCCCTGGTGCACTTCATCCAGCGCCCGCAGGATCTCTCCCCGCGCCTGCAGGACCCGGGCACGATCATAATGGGCCAGGGCCTCGAACAGTGGATTTCCGACCCGTTGCGCCAGCTCCAGGGAATCGCGGTTCAGGTTCCGGGCGCGCCACAGGTCGCCGTCGGCAATCGCCAGGTTCGACAGTGTGGACAGGCACATCAGGCGCTGGCCGTAGCGTTTTTGCGGCAGGCTCTCCAAAGCTTCGCTGCAATACCGCACGGTGGTCTCGCGATCCCCCCGGCCACGGGCGACGATCCCGCTCAGGGCCAGCCATTGGGCGAGCATGGATTTTTGCGCAGTGGCCGAGGGGGCCGGCAGGAAACGACTCAAGTGCGCCGCCAGCTCTTCGGCAGCGTCCAACTGGCAGGCCAGCCCTAACGCCCAGCTGTAGAGCACGATCAGCCGCGGGGTGCTGATGAGCAGGCTGTCGGGCAAGTCCATTTTCCAGCGCAGCAACATGCCGACGTTCTGCTCGGCCAGCAGTTGCTCCTCCGAGAGGTTCTGCACCAGGTTCGCCGCCACGTCCAGGTGCCCGGCCCGCAGCGCCTGCTCCACGGCTTCGTCGATCAGGCCCTGGGCGTTGAACCAACGGCAGGCCCGCAGGTGCAGGGTCGCGGCCGGGACCATGGCCGGTGCGCTGGGGCGACTGCGCAGCAGGTCGGAAAACAGGTGGTGATATCGATACCAATGGCCGTGCTCGTCCAGCGGTACCAGGAACACCTGGTGGGCCGCCAGGTAACGCAGGATTTCGGCGCTGTCATGGGCCTCGCGCACGGCGTCGCACAGTTCGCTGCAAAAGCGTTCCTGAGGGGCCGTGTCGTAGAGAAATGCCTGCACCTCGGCGGGCAGGCAGTCGATGACCTCTTCAAGCAGATAATCGCGAATCAGCCCTTCGCCGCCGTGCAAGGCCTGGGGCAGCAGGCCTTCGGTACCGGCTTCGGAGGCGGCCAGCAACCAGAAACGTAGCCCGGCCACCCAACCTTCACTGCGCTGGATAAGATTTTCCAGCGCCTCACCGCGCAACGAACTGCTGTGATGCTGGAGCAGGGTCAAGGCTTCTTCATGGGTCAGGCGCAGGTCCTGCTCATTGAGTTCGAGCAACTGCCGCGACAGGCGCAGGCGCGCCAAATGCCAGTCCGGGCGCTGGCGGCTGGTGACAAGGACCAGCAACCCGTCGGGCAGGTGATTGAGGAAAAACTGCAGGCAGCGATCCAGCACAGGGCTTTGGGCCAAATGGTAATCGTCGAGCACCAGCAGCAAGGGCTCGTGGGGCGATAAGTGCGTGGACAGTTCGTCCAGCAAGCCGTCGAGCCATTCTTCGAAGGCAAAGGGTTGATGACGTTGGCGCATTTTCAGCAACCCCAGCGCCCGACCGCCCAGTTGCGGGAAAAAGGCCTGGAGCCCTTCGAGCAACCGTTCAAGGAAGCGGCCTGGATCGTTGTCCCGGGCGCTGAGCCCCAGCCAGAGGCTTTGCCAATGGGCCGGCAGGCTCTGGCAGAACTCCACCGCCAGGGAGCTTTTACCGAACCCCGCTGGGGCACTGACCAACAGCAACCTGCCTCCGAGCCCTGCGCTCAAACGCTCGCACAACCGCGGCCGCATAACATGGCCGTCGGGCAAGGGCGGGCGGTAGAAACGCCCGTCCTGTACCGCGATGGCTGCGCGGGCAGAATCCGGAAGTGAAGACAAATCAGTCATGGCCGGCTCTTGTAGGAATGCGGGTGGCGGCGTTGCAGATGTCCGCAGACTAGCGGTAAACGAGGAGGTATTGAAGGGAGTGCTACAAATGGCTACAAAAAGACTACAAGCCGACCGACTTGAAAAAAATCAGGCAGCCACCGCTTTTGTGGCGAGGGAGCTTGCTCCCGCTGGGTTGCGAAGCAACCCGCAAGGCAGCGACTGCGTTGTACCTGACACAATGAAAAGGCTGGTTTGGGGCTGCTGCGCAACCCAGCGGGAGCAAGCTCCCTCGCCACAGGGTTTTGTGTTGACTGATCGAACAAAAAAAACGCCCCGAACCAGTCGGGGCGTTGTTTCGAGGATGCGGCCTCGGGTGCAGCGGTTTAGCGGATGCCGTCCTGACGCAGGGCGTTCGGGGTGAAATCGGCGGTGGTGGCGGTGAAGCCGAAGTCGTAGGCCGATTTCTCTTCGTTCTTCATGCCCAGCGCCAGGTAGCGGCCGGACTGCAGGTCGTAGAGGGTTTCCAAGGCGTACCACGGCACTTGCTTGTCGTAGTAGTTCTCGGCATGGGCCTCGGCCACGCGCCACAGTTGGCCACGGCCGTCGTAATGGTCGATTACCGCCGCTTGCCAGGTGTCTTCATCGATGAAGAAGTCACGCTTGGCATAGATGTGGCGCTGGCCTTCCTTCAGCGTCGCGGTCACGTGCCAGACACGACGCAGCTCGTAGCGGGCCAGGTCCTGATTGATGTGGCCGGCCTTGAGGATGTCGGCGTACTTGAGTTGCGGCGAATCGATCTTGTAGCTGTTGGAGGCGATGTACAGCTCTTTCTTGCCTTCCAGCTTCCAGTCGTAGCGATCCGGCGCGCCGTTGTACATGTCCAGGTTGTCGGAGGTACGCAGGCCGTCGGCGGCGGTACCCGGGCCGTCGTAGGACACCTGCGGGGCACGGCGCACACGGCGCTGACCAGCGTTGTAGACCCACGCCGAACGCGGTTCCTTCACCTGGTCGAGGGTTTCGTGCACCAGCAGCACACCACCGGCCAGACGCGCCGGCGCGGTCACTTGCTGCTTGAAGTAGAACAGGATGTTGCCAGGGTTGGCCGGATCGAAATCCTTCATCTTGTCGCGGAACACGAACTGGTCGCGGAAGTACACCAGGCTGTACGAACCGTTGGGCTGCGGGGTGGCCTGGGTGACCAGGCGCGTTACGCTGCCACCACGATAGCGGGTGATGTGGTTCCAGATGACTTCCACGCCGCTCTGAGGAATCGGGAACGGCACAGCCGTCTCGAAGTTTTCCAGGCCGTTACCGCCGGAGACCAGCTTGGTGTTAACCGCGTTTTTCTTGATGGAGGCGAACACCGCGTCCGGCACGGTGGCACCGCGATGGGTCGGGTAGACCGGCATCTTGAAGGTTTCCGGGTAACGCTTGAACATCGCGTACTGACCCGGCGCGAGCTTGTCCTTGTACTGGTCGACGTTCTGCGCGGTGATGGTGAACAGCGGTTTTTCACTGGCGTATGGGTCGGCGAGGAAGCCCTTGCTGTCCACGGAACCGGCATTCTTGGCCATGGGTTTCCAGGCCGAGATCGAGCCGTCGGCATTGCCGGCCATCTCGGCGCCCATCGGCGTCAGGCTCTTGCCCAGTTTATCGGCCTCGGCCGCAGGCACTGCCGCCATGACGCTGGCGGCCAGCAGGGAGAGCCCCAGAACACCGGCCTGCAACAGATTCTTTGTTATTTTCATAGTGTGTCGTCCTGAAATACGGTGCTTAGAAGGTCACGCCGACGCTGAGCGCCAGGAAGTCGCGATCGTCTACGGTGCTGAAGTCGCCACCAAAGAAGTTGGTGTAGGCCAGGCTGGCGTTGTAGGTGTTCTGGTACTCGGCATCGAGCCCGAGGCTGACGGCTTTGCGGCCTTCCTCGAAGTTGCCGCCAGGGCCTGGCGAGTAGCCTTTGACGTCATGGGACCAGGCCACGTTGGGCTTGAGGTTCACGCCAGCGATCACGTCCGGGTATTCCCAGATGGCGCGAGCGCGGTAGCCCCAGGAGGTGGAGGTGGTGAAGCCGTCGTTGTTGCAGTTGCTGTTCACGTCGTTGATGGTCTGGCCGCCGCCTGTGGCGGTAGAGCTATTGAGCGCGTTACAGGCTCCGCTGGGCAGTTGACCCGGACCAAAGACAGGGTCACGACCGTAGCGAACATCCGACTTGCTTTCCAAGCCTCCAACATGAGTCACGCCGACTTCACCTACCAGTGTGAGGCGACTGGCGCCCATGACCTGATCCAAGAAGTGAGTGAAGGTGGTCTGGAACTGAGTGACTTCCTTGCGGCGATAACCATGCAGATCCTGGCCTGGCACTCCCTGGAGCAGCGAAGCATTGCCCAACACAGGACCACCGATCGGGCGAACGCCGGCGAACAAGATATCGGTGCTGCTCAACTGCACCGGCGCGTTCGGCCGATAGCTGATCTCACCGCTCCACGCCGTACCGGTTGGCAGGGTGGTGGAGAAACTCAAGCCGTAGAGACGGATATCTTCCGGATATTCGACGAAATATTGGGAATTACCCGCGACGATCAGTGGCGCCAGCGGCGAGCCAGTGACCGCGTCGTAGACTGACTGAGGCGCGCCGGTGGCACTGAAGATCGGCGCACGGCTGTGGTAGTTCATGAAGTACGCACCGAACTCGGTGTCCAGCGGCTCGAACATGTACTTCAACGACGCGCCCCACTGGCCGCTGTCGCGAGCATCACGGTCCGGGCCACGCCGTACCAGCACGCCTTCTTCGTTGATATCGACACCCTGGCCTTCCAATATCGGAAGAAGGACCCCCGGGAACGGAATGCTTGAACGCTTGTTCAACACCCGCAGGTTATCGGTACACCCATCAGCAATCACATCCGGCTGGGAGAAGAACGTACCGCAGTTATCCACCACGGTCTGGTCCCATTCAATCTGGTAGAACGCCTCGGCCGACAGGTTGTCGGTCAGGCTCTGGGACACGTAGAACATGTTGACCGGGATCAGGCCTTCCTTGATCTCGGCGCCAGGACGACGGAACGCGGACACGTCGACCGGGTTGATGGAGTTGATGCCGCCCTGGATGAACGTGCTTTCACCCCAACTGACCACCTGCTTGCCCAGGCGCACGGAGCCTGGCTGATCGGCAATGGCATAGTTGTGGTAGACGAATGCATCGAGGATCTGCCCGCCGGAGGACTTGGCGCCTTCCTTGCGGTTGCTGTCGCTGATGTCCTTGTACAGGCGGTGTTCGTCCTTGAGTTCGAAGTCGTACCAGTACTTGCCGCGCACGAACACACCGGTATCGCCGTACTTCAGTTCCAGGTCATGGATACCCTTGAAGATCTTCGAGAAGGTTTCCCCTCGCTTGAAATTCAAGTGGCCGTCATCGGAGGTCTGCGACAAACCCTTGCCGCCATTGTTGACACCGATCAGGTCCTTGTTGGCGTTGGCCGTGGACCAGCTCGCGCCGACCGACAGGGACGAGTCGAACTGGCCTTCGATTTCACCGATGTTGAAACTGACGCCGAATGCTGGCCCGGCGAGCGAAGAGGCGAGACTGACCGCCAGAGGCAGTTTTGCCCGGCGCCAGAACGTGGTTGCTGAGGTCATCGACGCTACTCCATGTGCATTATTGTTATGGCAGTGGACATTTCAAGAACACCTCGATGGCTGGGAGCGGCAGCGTCCCGGCATCCATCAAGGTCGCATCGCCCTTTCGTGCGTGCGCCCCGTTCCTGAGAATCCGTGAGCGGACTATAGCCAGCAGGTAGTACGGCTTGATCCCTCTAAAGTGTGATTTGCAGCCCTCAACCACTCTGGGACAGTCCTTTCGCCAGGCCGACAGGTGTCGGCACGGCAAGGATGGCTGAAATTTGCGGTTTGACAAGTCAAGCGCTTGCTTGGTGGGGCTGCCGTGCCCTTTCGGGCACGGCAAAAAGGCCTAAAGCGTGGACAGGAAGGTGCTGTTGTTGCTCTGCCATTCGGTGATGTCGACGCGGATGCGCTTTTTGTCGAGCTTGCCGACGCTGGTCTTGGGAATTTCCGTAACAAGGGCGATCTGGCTCGGGATCGCCCACTTGCTCAAGTGCCCCAACTCGACGAACGGCTTGAGGTGCTCCTTGAGTTCGCGAGCCCCGATCTCATGCCCTTCTCGAACCACCAGCAAGGCAAACGGCCGCTCACCCCACTGCGGATCGGGGATGCCGACCACTGCTACTTCGCGTACCGCCACGTGACGGCTGATGAGGTCTTCCAGGTCCAGGGAGGAGATCCATTCGCCACCAGTCTTGATCACGTCCTTGATGCGATCACGGATGTCGATGAAGCCCATGTTGTCCAGCGTGGCGACGTCGCCGGTGTGCAGCCAGCCGCCGGCCCAGAGCTCGGCGCCCTTCTGCGGCTCGTTGAAATAGCCCTCGGTGAGCCACGGCGCGCGCAGCACCAGTTCGCCCTGGGTCTCGCCGTCGGCCGGCAGGAAGCGCCCCTCGGTGTCGACGATCGCCGCTTCCACCAGCGGGCCTGGCACGCCGGCCTTGATCCGGTAGGTGGTGCGCTCGTCTTCGCTGCCGGCCATCAGTTCCTCATTGAGGTGGGCGCAAGACACCAGCGGGCCGGTTTCCGACATGCCATAGGCGGCAGTGAGCTGAATGCCCCGCGCCTTGGCCGCTTCGTACAGGCTGCGATTCAGCGCGCTGCCGCCGATGACGATCTTCCAGCCACCGAAGTCGGTGTCCTGGGCGCCCTTGGCATTGAGGACCATTTGCAGGATGGTTGGCACGCAATGGGAAAAGGTGACCTTTTCCTTGCGCCACAGCTGAACCAGGAATTCGGGGTCGTAGCGCCCCGGGTAGACCTGCTTGAGCCCGAGCATGGTCGCCACGTAGGGCAGGCCCCAGGCATGGACATGGAACATCGGCGTGATGGGCATGTACACGTCGTTGGTGCCCAGCAGCCGCACGCTGTCGATGGCCCCCATGATGGTCGCCACGCCCATGGTGTGCAGCACCAGTTGCCGATGGGTGAAGTAAACGCCCTTGGGGTTGCCCGTGGTGCCGGTGGTGTAGAACGTGGTGGCGACGGAGTTTTCGTCGAAATCCTGGAAGTCGTAGGTGGGCGCCGCGGCGGCCAGCAATTGCTCGTATTCACCCACCAGG
This window encodes:
- a CDS encoding alkaline phosphatase D family protein, with amino-acid sequence MLPSTSDITALPAVLVGPLLRRLEPTRLVMWLVGTRALAMTLRVAGVGDLALDATRCTVVPVGQRAFVHLIDVRLANPLPRDVTIDYDLLVDGAPIAEWAPHLLYDGAQCPNFILHSRIEQLVHGSCRKPHYPANDGLLCVDRLLAQAPEQRPALLMMSGDQVYADDVAGPMLRAIHALIECLGLFEECLEGAVVEDSARLYQHPASYYHRADLLPALESNETLRERFFGGARKPIFTSSSADNHLVTFAEVMAMYLLVWSPVPWTLITVQPPELTVERRQRYDLEQQRIDAFKTGLGGVARVFAHLSCLMIFDDHDITDDWNLSAQWEETAYGHPFSKRIIGNALIAYMLCQGWGNNPDAFADVLPQTLALSDTARDRYLDSEPQDQLIDTLLGFQQWHYVLPSTPALVVLDTRTRRWRSENNLKQPSGLLDWEALSELQQELLDHPSAIIVSPAPIFGVKLIETVQRVFSWCGYPLLVDAENWMAHRGAAQVILNIFRHSRTPGNYVVLSGDVHYCFVYEVLIPHRKGGPRIWQITSSGIKNEFPPALLEWFDRLNRWLYSPRSPLNWFTKRRSMRIVPHTPEHAEAGERLWNSAGIGQVFFNEQGQPAQIYQHNANGQPPTRMLPPKSPPT
- a CDS encoding methylated-DNA--[protein]-cysteine S-methyltransferase — its product is MLPLYKTIQSPVGQLILVARQTRLAAILWENERLNRVRLGPLEEDTQHPVLKETERQLLEYFAGQRRRFELELDFAGTDFQIRVWQALLTIPFGETRSYRDIAIQVGQPTAVRAVGAANGRNPISIIAPCHRVIGSSGSLTGFAGGLAAKQFLLSLEGQQSLQLVF
- a CDS encoding LuxR C-terminal-related transcriptional regulator, which translates into the protein MTDLSSLPDSARAAIAVQDGRFYRPPLPDGHVMRPRLCERLSAGLGGRLLLVSAPAGFGKSSLAVEFCQSLPAHWQSLWLGLSARDNDPGRFLERLLEGLQAFFPQLGGRALGLLKMRQRHQPFAFEEWLDGLLDELSTHLSPHEPLLLVLDDYHLAQSPVLDRCLQFFLNHLPDGLLVLVTSRQRPDWHLARLRLSRQLLELNEQDLRLTHEEALTLLQHHSSSLRGEALENLIQRSEGWVAGLRFWLLAASEAGTEGLLPQALHGGEGLIRDYLLEEVIDCLPAEVQAFLYDTAPQERFCSELCDAVREAHDSAEILRYLAAHQVFLVPLDEHGHWYRYHHLFSDLLRSRPSAPAMVPAATLHLRACRWFNAQGLIDEAVEQALRAGHLDVAANLVQNLSEEQLLAEQNVGMLLRWKMDLPDSLLISTPRLIVLYSWALGLACQLDAAEELAAHLSRFLPAPSATAQKSMLAQWLALSGIVARGRGDRETTVRYCSEALESLPQKRYGQRLMCLSTLSNLAIADGDLWRARNLNRDSLELAQRVGNPLFEALAHYDRARVLQARGEILRALDEVHQGLQRLHKLSPQRLYAVRARLIMYEGFLLTLRMQPQAGLARLQAGLTEARACRDISVLIGHCVIARIEGYSGEFARAFAELAEAERLMHIWDVPPIYYLAMITLVKCELWLAQGRTDLAEAWLARLGQTYTGERAAAPPEFHPQLPLHVELQQAVLESIRGQPILAQGRLDALLEHGQQSGRQMLSVMALNQKVALLLSIGREAEARRTLAQAFEAASGGVLQPFEWLFGEHREWLREQLLQAPPSTLREHLLERLPSTVAQPADPAAPVETLSSRERAVLQLIAQGCSNQEISEQLFISLHTVKTHASHINSKLGVERRTQAVARAKALGLLG
- a CDS encoding DUF1329 domain-containing protein → MKITKNLLQAGVLGLSLLAASVMAAVPAAEADKLGKSLTPMGAEMAGNADGSISAWKPMAKNAGSVDSKGFLADPYASEKPLFTITAQNVDQYKDKLAPGQYAMFKRYPETFKMPVYPTHRGATVPDAVFASIKKNAVNTKLVSGGNGLENFETAVPFPIPQSGVEVIWNHITRYRGGSVTRLVTQATPQPNGSYSLVYFRDQFVFRDKMKDFDPANPGNILFYFKQQVTAPARLAGGVLLVHETLDQVKEPRSAWVYNAGQRRVRRAPQVSYDGPGTAADGLRTSDNLDMYNGAPDRYDWKLEGKKELYIASNSYKIDSPQLKYADILKAGHINQDLARYELRRVWHVTATLKEGQRHIYAKRDFFIDEDTWQAAVIDHYDGRGQLWRVAEAHAENYYDKQVPWYALETLYDLQSGRYLALGMKNEEKSAYDFGFTATTADFTPNALRQDGIR
- a CDS encoding DUF1302 domain-containing protein; translated protein: MTSATTFWRRAKLPLAVSLASSLAGPAFGVSFNIGEIEGQFDSSLSVGASWSTANANKDLIGVNNGGKGLSQTSDDGHLNFKRGETFSKIFKGIHDLELKYGDTGVFVRGKYWYDFELKDEHRLYKDISDSNRKEGAKSSGGQILDAFVYHNYAIADQPGSVRLGKQVVSWGESTFIQGGINSINPVDVSAFRRPGAEIKEGLIPVNMFYVSQSLTDNLSAEAFYQIEWDQTVVDNCGTFFSQPDVIADGCTDNLRVLNKRSSIPFPGVLLPILEGQGVDINEEGVLVRRGPDRDARDSGQWGASLKYMFEPLDTEFGAYFMNYHSRAPIFSATGAPQSVYDAVTGSPLAPLIVAGNSQYFVEYPEDIRLYGLSFSTTLPTGTAWSGEISYRPNAPVQLSSTDILFAGVRPIGGPVLGNASLLQGVPGQDLHGYRRKEVTQFQTTFTHFLDQVMGASRLTLVGEVGVTHVGGLESKSDVRYGRDPVFGPGQLPSGACNALNSSTATGGGQTINDVNSNCNNDGFTTSTSWGYRARAIWEYPDVIAGVNLKPNVAWSHDVKGYSPGPGGNFEEGRKAVSLGLDAEYQNTYNASLAYTNFFGGDFSTVDDRDFLALSVGVTF
- a CDS encoding fatty acid--CoA ligase; protein product: MLQTRVIPPAEGAYQYPLLIKRLLMSGTRYEKTREIIYRDQLRYSYPTLIERVARLANVLTEAGVKAGDTVAVMDWDSHRYLECMFAIPMIGAVIHTINVRLSPEQIVYTMNHAEDRFVLVNSEFVGLYQAIAGHLTTVDKTLLLTDLPEKTAELPNLVGEYEQLLAAAAPTYDFQDFDENSVATTFYTTGTTGNPKGVYFTHRQLVLHTMGVATIMGAIDSVRLLGTNDVYMPITPMFHVHAWGLPYVATMLGLKQVYPGRYDPEFLVQLWRKEKVTFSHCVPTILQMVLNAKGAQDTDFGGWKIVIGGSALNRSLYEAAKARGIQLTAAYGMSETGPLVSCAHLNEELMAGSEDERTTYRIKAGVPGPLVEAAIVDTEGRFLPADGETQGELVLRAPWLTEGYFNEPQKGAELWAGGWLHTGDVATLDNMGFIDIRDRIKDVIKTGGEWISSLDLEDLISRHVAVREVAVVGIPDPQWGERPFALLVVREGHEIGARELKEHLKPFVELGHLSKWAIPSQIALVTEIPKTSVGKLDKKRIRVDITEWQSNNSTFLSTL